The Amycolatopsis mongoliensis genome includes a window with the following:
- a CDS encoding ATP-binding protein, protein MADRLPELRGALADWLGTLGLSEERQEDVVLAGYEAMANSAEHAYRDGEAGAVDVRAEALNGRLTVTVTDYGEWRTPAATNGLRGRGLRLIDSLADHSAQVHREDGTTVTMTWLSGG, encoded by the coding sequence GTGGCGGACCGGCTGCCGGAGCTGCGCGGAGCACTGGCGGACTGGCTGGGCACGCTCGGCCTGAGCGAAGAACGCCAGGAGGACGTCGTCCTCGCGGGCTACGAAGCGATGGCCAACTCCGCCGAACACGCCTACCGCGACGGAGAAGCGGGCGCAGTCGACGTCCGGGCCGAAGCGCTCAACGGGCGCTTGACGGTGACGGTCACCGACTACGGCGAATGGCGCACCCCGGCCGCCACGAACGGGCTGCGGGGACGCGGCCTGCGCCTCATCGACAGCCTCGCCGACCACAGCGCGCAGGTGCACCGCGAAGACGGCACGACGGTCACGATGACCTGGCTCTCCGGTGGCTGA
- a CDS encoding SpoIIE family protein phosphatase: MSVGEESAQRAVFPGASRMAARMREFDWASSPLGEPADWPPSLTTAVRICLTSRFPMIVWWGPDLRFLYNDAYLPLLGTKHPALAKPGAEVWDDIWHIVGPMLDSVMATGEATWSEDLLLPMNRHGYWEETYWTYSYSPVHDDEGAVRAVFTAVTDTTERVIGERRLAILRELGAQAGIARTVGEACELVAAVLGRAGADVPHAAIHVRDGAGELVLAAATPGSAGHADGWPLEDVLADGTPRTVSDLTATFGELPSGGWSTPPVEAMVLPLPGDADGATTGAIVLAASAGHALDESYRTFLGLVAQQTAALVNSALAYQAQQQRAEELAALDAAKTTFFANISHEFRTPLTLILGPVTELDRTLGDADERVREEVAVIHRNALRLGRLVNNLLDFSRLEAGRMQARFEPVDLAAFTAELASVFRAAVERAGLRFEVDCPPLAEPVHVDRGLWEKVVLNLLSNAVKYTFDGEIRVRTTLDGEHAVVTVSDTGIGIDAAELPRLFERFHRIPSARARSNEGSGIGLALVRELVGMHGGTIAVDSTPGAGTTFRIRLPLGTRHLAPEHLAPEPSAGGLAAETVEPYVQEALRWLPDGDPAPGVAPSSVTGARVLVADDNADMRDYLARLLREDYAVTAVRDGVEAFAAASAQPPDLIISDVMMPRLDGLGLLAELRRDPRTAAVPVLLLSARAGQEAAVDGLAAGADDYLVKPFSTQELLARVRTSIRLARLRTQHSRWRAAMIESLQEGFFVCDAAGRVVEMNAACAELLGFGPEGLPYAPPYPWAPRPDDDPIAFRQVADALGRSRTEPAGSFVLPLRHRDGHRVWAAITYNELHDDEGRRRLVGTIRDVTAERYGVQRESALAAMNQRLAGVSGVPDVLRSALELLRELWHAERVLAVTWPGDGEPELTSTDPGDRRWRDLAAPLRAKLGEVRSLPALHATPAEGGAGATLDHPGGRLTLWVEPAARRPFGTEDRTLLALLAGTLAHALRRAHRDDRQREVAIALQRSILGPALLPDGFAVRYEPANPPLEVGGDWYDVVPLAGDRIGIVVGDCVGRGLAAAAVMGQLRSACRALLLEANGPAHTLTTLDRFADRLPGALCTTVFCGILDPATGALTYSSAGHPPATLVHSDGSSEFLDAGGSVPLAVRIPAARPEATAVVPIGSLLMLYTDGLVERRRESLDDGIDRATSVAHGARDAGLADVAATLMGRLRPAEGYEDDVALLLYRRSVPPLELDFAAHPDSLASTRQWLRAWLSNASLGEDLAQDVLVAAGEACANAVEHAYHESAGDAHLSGRLTGAHLVVTVTDRGRWKRPPPDNHVLRGRGMPMMEALADAVTVRHDAAGTTVTLEWRIGS, from the coding sequence ATGAGCGTCGGCGAGGAATCCGCCCAGCGCGCCGTTTTTCCCGGAGCCAGCCGCATGGCGGCCCGGATGCGGGAGTTCGACTGGGCGTCCTCCCCGCTGGGGGAACCGGCGGACTGGCCGCCGAGCCTGACCACGGCCGTGCGGATCTGCCTCACCTCCCGCTTCCCCATGATCGTCTGGTGGGGACCGGACCTGCGGTTCCTCTACAACGACGCCTACCTGCCGCTGCTCGGGACCAAGCACCCGGCGCTGGCGAAGCCGGGCGCGGAGGTCTGGGACGACATCTGGCACATCGTCGGCCCGATGCTCGACAGCGTGATGGCCACCGGTGAGGCGACCTGGTCGGAGGACCTGCTGCTGCCGATGAACCGGCACGGCTACTGGGAAGAGACCTACTGGACCTACTCCTACAGCCCGGTCCACGACGACGAAGGCGCCGTGCGGGCCGTGTTCACCGCGGTCACCGACACGACCGAGCGCGTGATCGGCGAGCGCCGGCTGGCCATCCTGCGCGAGCTCGGCGCCCAGGCCGGCATCGCCCGCACCGTCGGCGAGGCCTGTGAGCTGGTCGCCGCCGTGCTCGGGCGGGCCGGCGCCGACGTTCCCCACGCCGCGATCCACGTCCGCGACGGCGCCGGCGAGCTCGTCCTCGCCGCCGCCACCCCCGGCTCCGCCGGGCACGCGGACGGCTGGCCGCTCGAAGACGTCCTGGCCGACGGCACCCCGCGCACCGTGTCCGACCTGACGGCGACCTTCGGCGAGCTGCCCTCCGGCGGCTGGTCCACGCCGCCCGTCGAAGCGATGGTGCTGCCGCTGCCCGGCGACGCCGACGGCGCCACCACCGGCGCGATCGTGCTCGCGGCGAGCGCCGGGCACGCGCTCGACGAGTCCTACCGGACGTTCCTCGGACTGGTCGCCCAGCAGACGGCGGCGCTGGTCAACAGCGCGCTCGCCTACCAGGCCCAGCAGCAGCGCGCCGAAGAGCTGGCCGCGCTGGACGCGGCGAAGACCACCTTCTTCGCCAACATCAGCCACGAGTTCCGGACCCCGCTGACCTTGATCCTCGGCCCGGTCACCGAGCTGGACAGGACGCTCGGCGACGCGGACGAACGCGTCCGCGAGGAGGTCGCCGTCATCCACCGCAACGCGCTGCGGCTGGGCCGGCTGGTGAACAACCTGCTCGACTTCTCCCGGCTCGAGGCGGGCCGGATGCAGGCCCGCTTCGAACCGGTGGACCTCGCCGCGTTCACCGCGGAGCTGGCGAGCGTGTTCCGCGCGGCCGTCGAACGGGCCGGCCTGCGGTTCGAGGTCGACTGCCCGCCGCTGGCCGAGCCCGTGCACGTCGACCGCGGGCTGTGGGAGAAGGTCGTCCTCAACCTGCTGTCCAACGCGGTCAAGTACACCTTCGACGGCGAAATCCGGGTGCGCACCACCCTGGACGGCGAGCACGCCGTGGTCACCGTGTCCGACACCGGGATCGGGATCGACGCCGCCGAGCTGCCCCGGCTGTTCGAGCGGTTCCACCGGATCCCGTCGGCGCGGGCGCGGTCGAACGAGGGCAGCGGGATCGGCCTGGCCCTGGTGCGCGAGCTCGTCGGCATGCACGGTGGCACCATCGCCGTCGACAGCACGCCCGGCGCGGGCACGACGTTCCGGATCCGGCTGCCGCTGGGCACCCGGCACCTGGCGCCCGAGCACCTCGCCCCGGAGCCTTCGGCGGGCGGGCTCGCCGCGGAGACCGTCGAACCGTACGTGCAGGAGGCCCTGCGCTGGCTGCCCGACGGCGACCCGGCCCCCGGCGTCGCCCCCTCCTCGGTCACCGGCGCCCGCGTGCTGGTCGCCGACGACAACGCCGACATGCGCGACTACCTCGCCCGGCTGCTGCGCGAGGACTACGCGGTGACCGCGGTGCGCGACGGCGTCGAGGCGTTCGCCGCCGCGTCCGCGCAGCCGCCCGACCTGATCATCAGCGACGTGATGATGCCGCGGCTGGACGGCCTGGGCCTGCTCGCCGAGCTGCGGCGCGACCCGCGCACCGCCGCCGTGCCCGTGCTGCTGCTGTCCGCCCGCGCCGGGCAGGAGGCCGCCGTCGACGGGCTGGCCGCCGGGGCCGACGACTACCTCGTGAAGCCGTTCTCGACGCAGGAGCTGCTCGCCCGCGTCCGCACGTCCATCCGGCTGGCCCGGCTGCGGACGCAGCACTCCCGCTGGCGCGCGGCGATGATCGAGTCCCTGCAGGAGGGCTTCTTCGTCTGCGACGCCGCCGGGCGGGTCGTGGAGATGAACGCCGCGTGCGCCGAGCTGCTCGGCTTCGGCCCCGAGGGCCTGCCCTACGCGCCGCCGTACCCCTGGGCGCCGCGACCGGACGACGATCCGATCGCCTTCCGCCAGGTCGCCGACGCGTTGGGCCGGTCGCGGACCGAGCCGGCGGGCAGCTTCGTGCTGCCGCTGCGGCACCGCGACGGGCACCGGGTGTGGGCCGCGATCACCTACAACGAGCTGCACGACGACGAGGGCCGCCGCCGGCTCGTCGGCACGATCCGCGACGTCACCGCCGAGCGCTACGGCGTGCAGCGGGAAAGCGCCCTCGCCGCGATGAACCAGCGGCTCGCCGGGGTCAGCGGGGTGCCGGACGTGCTCCGCAGCGCGCTGGAGCTGCTGCGCGAGCTGTGGCACGCCGAGCGCGTGCTCGCGGTGACCTGGCCGGGCGACGGCGAGCCGGAGCTCACGTCCACCGACCCCGGCGACCGGCGGTGGCGGGACCTCGCCGCGCCGCTGCGCGCGAAGCTCGGCGAGGTGCGCTCGCTCCCGGCGTTGCACGCGACGCCGGCCGAGGGCGGGGCCGGGGCGACCCTGGACCACCCCGGCGGCCGGCTGACGCTCTGGGTGGAGCCGGCCGCGCGCCGTCCGTTCGGCACCGAGGACCGGACGCTGCTGGCGCTGCTGGCCGGGACGCTGGCGCACGCGCTGCGCCGCGCCCACCGCGACGACCGGCAGCGCGAGGTCGCCATCGCGCTGCAGCGCTCGATCCTCGGCCCGGCCCTGCTGCCCGACGGCTTCGCGGTGCGCTACGAACCGGCGAACCCGCCACTGGAGGTCGGCGGCGACTGGTACGACGTCGTCCCGCTGGCCGGCGACCGGATCGGCATCGTCGTCGGCGACTGCGTCGGCCGGGGACTCGCCGCGGCCGCGGTGATGGGCCAGCTGCGCAGTGCCTGCCGCGCGCTGCTGCTGGAAGCCAACGGCCCGGCGCACACCCTGACCACGCTCGACCGCTTCGCCGACCGGCTGCCGGGTGCCCTGTGCACCACCGTCTTCTGCGGGATCCTCGACCCCGCCACCGGCGCGCTCACCTACAGCAGCGCCGGGCACCCGCCGGCCACCCTGGTGCACAGCGACGGCTCGTCGGAGTTCCTCGACGCGGGCGGCAGCGTGCCGCTCGCGGTCCGCATCCCGGCCGCGCGCCCGGAGGCCACCGCGGTCGTCCCGATCGGCTCGTTGCTGATGCTCTACACCGACGGTCTCGTCGAGCGCCGCCGCGAGTCGCTCGACGACGGCATCGACCGGGCCACCTCGGTCGCCCACGGCGCGCGCGACGCCGGCCTCGCGGACGTGGCGGCCACGCTGATGGGCCGGCTCCGGCCGGCGGAGGGGTACGAGGACGACGTCGCGCTGCTGCTCTACCGCCGGTCCGTGCCGCCGCTGGAGCTGGACTTCGCGGCGCACCCGGACAGCCTCGCCTCGACGCGCCAGTGGCTGCGCGCGTGGCTGAGCAACGCTTCGCTCGGCGAGGACCTCGCGCAGGACGTGCTCGTCGCCGCGGGCGAGGCCTGCGCGAACGCCGTCGAGCACGCCTACCACGAAAGTGCCGGGGACGCGCACCTGTCGGGCCGGCTCACCGGCGCGCACCTGGTCGTCACGGTGACGGACCGCGGCCGCTGGAAGCGGCCGCCCCCGGACAACCACGTGCTGCGCGGCCGCGGGATGCCGATGATGGAGGCACTCGCCGACGCGGTCACCGTCCGGCACGACGCGGCCGGCACCACCGTCACGCTGGAATGGAGAATCGGTTCGTGA
- a CDS encoding DinB family protein, whose product MIDDFAKRYLHDDLREIREVLVGKLEGVGEYDVRRPLTATGTNLLGLVKHLTLTEARYFGEVFGRPFPEPLPRWDDAGARGKDMWATEHETREEIVGRYRRAWEHSDATISALAVDAPGHVPWWPRPDVLLFNVLVHVLTETSRHAGHADILREQLDGVTSAASRDAEFWAARHAEIERAAAAAR is encoded by the coding sequence GTGATCGACGACTTCGCAAAACGGTATCTGCACGACGATCTGCGGGAAATCCGCGAGGTGCTGGTCGGGAAACTCGAGGGCGTGGGCGAGTACGACGTCCGCCGTCCCCTGACCGCGACCGGCACCAACCTGCTCGGCCTGGTCAAGCACCTGACGCTGACCGAAGCGCGGTACTTCGGCGAGGTCTTCGGCCGGCCGTTCCCCGAGCCGCTGCCGCGGTGGGACGACGCCGGCGCGCGCGGCAAGGACATGTGGGCGACCGAGCACGAGACGCGGGAGGAGATCGTCGGCCGCTACCGCCGCGCCTGGGAGCACTCGGACGCGACGATCAGCGCTCTCGCCGTCGACGCGCCCGGCCACGTGCCGTGGTGGCCGCGCCCGGACGTGCTGCTGTTCAACGTCCTGGTGCACGTGCTCACCGAGACCAGCCGCCACGCCGGGCACGCCGACATCCTGCGGGAACAGCTGGACGGGGTGACCAGCGCGGCGAGCCGTGACGCGGAGTTCTGGGCGGCCCGGCACGCGGAGATCGAGCGGGCGGCCGCGGCCGCCCGTTAG
- a CDS encoding glucodextranase DOMON-like domain-containing protein produces MTRSTSSVMLCAVLAAATLLPAPAAAAAAPAPGPGAVSHFGLARKDCLGTARNTTSKAWFTVAGGVLSDVYAPVIDNTNVETLQFAVTDGRTFTDLQARDMTYTVRTSAGGMACEVTSTPHSGKYRLVTDYLADPARTGVLIRTRLEPLQGSGRDLKVYVRFDASINGNGGGGPANGGGDTATVDAATSALVSADPNTVSSAPNRDYATPLAAALRADRRFLGTSSGFAGTAGDGLAQLDRDHRLTDPAPSAVNGNVVQTAQLDLEPRRPAVLALGFGSDARAAVQTAGASLRTPFEQSYRDYARGWRDYDNGLIPVRGKDSDAYYQSANVLKASEDKTFPGAVVASLGSPWGQAVSAGDAPGGKPVYFGSYREIFARDLYESFSGLFAAGDRETARASVRWLFARQQQPDGRFPRNSMLNGKKAPDSGGDQLDESAYPILMALQAGLDRDHTLYTDHIRAAADFVVAHGPAFGSERWEEQGGYSPSTIAAEIAGLVAAGVIADRNGDPARARVYRATADHFQRSIKGWTVTSTGPYGGRYFLRLTKNGDPNSEWIYNLGNGSVDADQRAVVDAGFLELTRLGVLAANDPDVTASLGVVDRVIKRDTPAGPGWYRYGTSAAGSEDGYGDCYEPDPTNCAPTGAPWPSTNTGSGHLWPVLAGERGEQAVQTGDRAGAAALLRAMRAQTGGTGLIPEQTWENPAVPASPYGSDPRTASIGFAPGQPAGSVAPLSWAQSQSVRLARALDDGRLPEQPADVRARYVTQAPPAALAVTLDAPASVSTATAAVTGTAPAGSRVDLAVSATDAGTTSVLSTRATATGTFSATVPTPLGANVVTAAATTATGTGYAQKTISSDFVTGTVLLDKTDPDGDDNGPGTYTYPTAGDFHAGAFDLQRFQVIDSGTNLVFRAQVRDLSPTFGSPLGAQLLTIYAHDPAATATSTAAPFPSRAYSIAAQDAWSRRIEVQGFADPALVDTSGASLATPSVQASQATRYITVSVAKSAFGTPAAGWTFAVVLTGQDGNSPDQARPFTPTAGQYTFGLCAAGGTAPLCTADPATAPKAFDVLTPSGVDQAAELDPTRGPVEVRGVPVG; encoded by the coding sequence ATGACCCGGTCGACGTCGTCCGTGATGCTGTGCGCGGTGCTCGCCGCGGCCACCCTCCTGCCCGCGCCGGCGGCCGCCGCGGCCGCCCCGGCTCCCGGACCGGGGGCCGTCTCGCACTTCGGCCTGGCCCGCAAGGACTGCCTGGGCACCGCCCGGAACACGACCAGCAAGGCGTGGTTCACGGTGGCGGGCGGGGTGCTGTCCGACGTGTACGCGCCGGTGATCGACAACACGAACGTCGAAACGCTGCAGTTCGCCGTCACCGACGGCCGCACGTTCACCGACCTGCAGGCGCGGGACATGACCTACACCGTCCGCACCAGCGCGGGCGGGATGGCCTGCGAGGTGACCTCGACCCCGCACAGCGGCAAGTACCGGCTGGTCACCGACTACCTGGCCGACCCGGCCCGGACCGGCGTGCTCATCCGGACGCGCCTGGAGCCGCTGCAGGGGTCCGGCCGCGACCTCAAGGTCTACGTGCGGTTCGACGCGAGCATCAACGGCAACGGCGGGGGTGGCCCGGCGAACGGCGGCGGCGACACCGCGACCGTCGACGCGGCGACGAGCGCGCTGGTCAGCGCCGACCCGAACACGGTGTCGAGCGCGCCGAACCGCGACTACGCCACCCCGCTGGCCGCCGCGCTGCGCGCCGACCGCCGGTTCCTCGGCACCTCCAGCGGCTTCGCCGGCACCGCCGGCGACGGGCTCGCCCAGCTCGACCGCGACCACCGGCTCACCGATCCGGCACCGTCGGCGGTGAACGGCAACGTCGTGCAGACCGCGCAGCTGGACCTGGAACCGCGCCGGCCGGCCGTGCTGGCGCTGGGCTTCGGCTCGGACGCGCGCGCCGCCGTGCAGACCGCCGGGGCGAGCCTGCGGACGCCGTTCGAGCAGAGCTACCGCGATTACGCGCGCGGCTGGCGCGACTACGACAACGGGCTGATCCCGGTGCGCGGCAAGGACTCCGACGCTTACTACCAGTCGGCCAACGTGCTGAAGGCCAGCGAGGACAAGACGTTCCCCGGCGCCGTGGTCGCCTCGCTCGGCAGCCCGTGGGGGCAGGCGGTCTCCGCCGGCGACGCGCCCGGCGGCAAGCCCGTCTACTTCGGCTCGTACCGCGAGATCTTCGCCCGCGACCTGTACGAAAGCTTCTCGGGCCTGTTCGCCGCGGGGGACCGCGAGACGGCGCGGGCCAGCGTGCGGTGGTTGTTCGCCCGCCAGCAGCAGCCCGACGGCCGGTTCCCGCGCAACTCCATGCTCAACGGGAAGAAAGCGCCCGACTCCGGCGGTGACCAGCTCGACGAGAGCGCGTACCCGATCCTGATGGCGTTGCAGGCCGGGCTCGACCGCGACCACACGCTCTACACCGACCACATCCGCGCGGCCGCGGACTTCGTCGTCGCGCACGGCCCGGCGTTCGGCTCCGAGCGCTGGGAGGAGCAGGGCGGTTACTCCCCCTCGACGATCGCCGCGGAGATCGCCGGGCTCGTCGCCGCCGGGGTGATCGCCGACCGCAACGGCGACCCCGCACGCGCCCGCGTCTACCGGGCGACCGCCGACCACTTCCAGCGCAGCATCAAGGGCTGGACGGTGACGTCCACCGGCCCGTACGGCGGCCGGTACTTCCTGCGGCTGACCAAGAACGGCGACCCGAACTCCGAATGGATCTACAACCTCGGCAACGGCTCGGTCGACGCCGACCAGCGCGCGGTCGTCGACGCCGGGTTCCTCGAGCTGACACGCCTCGGCGTGCTGGCGGCGAACGACCCCGACGTCACGGCGTCGCTCGGGGTCGTGGACCGCGTGATCAAGCGGGACACCCCGGCCGGGCCGGGCTGGTACCGCTACGGGACTTCCGCCGCGGGCAGCGAGGACGGCTACGGCGACTGCTACGAACCGGATCCGACGAACTGCGCGCCGACCGGGGCGCCGTGGCCGTCCACGAACACCGGCTCCGGGCACCTCTGGCCGGTGCTGGCCGGTGAACGCGGCGAGCAGGCCGTGCAGACCGGCGACCGGGCCGGCGCGGCGGCGCTGCTGCGCGCCATGCGCGCGCAGACCGGCGGCACCGGGCTGATTCCCGAGCAGACGTGGGAAAACCCGGCGGTGCCGGCGTCGCCCTACGGTTCGGACCCGCGTACGGCGTCGATCGGTTTCGCCCCCGGGCAGCCCGCCGGTTCGGTCGCGCCGCTGAGCTGGGCGCAGTCGCAGTCGGTGCGCCTGGCCCGCGCTCTGGACGACGGCCGCCTGCCCGAGCAGCCCGCCGACGTCCGCGCCCGGTACGTCACGCAGGCCCCGCCCGCGGCGCTGGCGGTCACCCTCGACGCTCCGGCATCGGTGTCGACCGCGACCGCGGCGGTCACCGGCACCGCACCCGCCGGCAGCCGGGTCGACCTCGCCGTCTCGGCCACCGACGCGGGGACGACTTCCGTGCTCTCGACCCGGGCAACGGCCACGGGTACGTTCAGCGCGACGGTGCCCACGCCGCTGGGCGCGAACGTCGTCACCGCGGCCGCCACCACCGCCACCGGCACCGGCTACGCGCAGAAGACGATCAGCTCGGACTTCGTCACCGGGACCGTCCTGCTCGACAAGACCGACCCGGACGGCGACGACAACGGCCCGGGCACGTACACCTACCCCACGGCCGGCGACTTCCACGCGGGCGCGTTCGACCTGCAGCGCTTCCAGGTCATCGACTCGGGCACGAACCTGGTGTTCCGCGCACAGGTCCGCGACCTGTCCCCGACGTTCGGCTCGCCGCTGGGCGCGCAGCTGCTGACGATCTACGCGCACGACCCGGCCGCCACGGCGACGTCGACCGCGGCGCCGTTCCCGAGCCGGGCGTACTCGATCGCCGCGCAGGACGCGTGGAGCCGGCGCATCGAGGTCCAGGGCTTCGCCGACCCGGCGCTCGTCGACACTTCGGGCGCCTCGCTGGCGACGCCGTCTGTGCAGGCTTCGCAGGCGACGCGGTACATCACGGTGAGCGTGGCCAAGTCGGCGTTCGGGACCCCGGCCGCCGGCTGGACGTTCGCGGTCGTGCTGACCGGCCAGGACGGCAACTCCCCCGACCAGGCGCGGCCGTTCACGCCGACGGCGGGGCAGTACACGTTCGGCCTGTGCGCGGCGGGCGGCACGGCACCGCTCTGCACGGCGGACCCGGCGACGGCCCCGAAGGCGTTCGACGTGCTGACGCCGTCCGGAGTGGACCAGGCGGCCGAGCTGGACCCGACCCGCGGGCCGGTCGAAGTGCGTGGCGTGCCCGTGGGCTGA
- a CDS encoding aldo/keto reductase, whose translation MTRLGDYRPLGRSGLRVSPLALGAMTFGTGSFCAGDDTARKIFRAYVEGGGNFVDTADNYSAGRSEELVGEFLREVDRDDVVLATKYSGPGFSDGEPRSDPRRRSNGRKNMVASLEASLRRLRVDHVDLYWLHIWDGFTPAEEVMAAFGDLVRAGKIRAVGLSDVPAWYATKAAMLGGPPVTALQLEYSLVERAIEAEYVPLAREFGIAVQPWGALGGGFLSGKYTRDGGGTGRLADGAPYRSLPETRWAVLDTVREVAAEVGATPAQVALHWVTRQAAMPAPLIGARSPEQLAETLGALELVLTDAQLDRLTAASAPELPFPHGILARLNAGLPR comes from the coding sequence ATGACACGACTGGGCGACTACCGGCCGCTGGGCCGCTCCGGGCTGCGGGTCTCCCCGCTGGCGCTGGGCGCGATGACCTTCGGCACCGGCTCCTTCTGCGCCGGTGACGACACCGCGCGCAAGATCTTCCGCGCGTACGTCGAGGGCGGCGGCAACTTCGTCGACACCGCCGACAACTACAGCGCCGGCCGCAGCGAGGAGCTGGTCGGCGAGTTCCTGCGCGAGGTCGACCGCGACGACGTCGTGCTCGCGACCAAGTACTCCGGGCCCGGCTTCAGCGACGGCGAACCGCGGTCGGACCCCCGCCGCCGCAGCAACGGCCGCAAGAACATGGTCGCGTCGCTCGAGGCGTCCCTGCGGCGGCTGCGCGTCGACCACGTCGACCTGTACTGGCTGCACATCTGGGACGGCTTCACCCCGGCCGAGGAGGTCATGGCGGCCTTCGGCGACCTCGTGCGCGCCGGGAAGATCCGCGCCGTGGGGCTCAGCGACGTCCCGGCCTGGTACGCGACGAAGGCGGCCATGCTCGGCGGCCCGCCGGTGACCGCGCTGCAGCTGGAGTACTCCCTGGTCGAGCGGGCGATCGAGGCCGAGTACGTGCCCCTGGCGCGGGAGTTCGGCATCGCGGTCCAGCCGTGGGGCGCGCTCGGCGGCGGCTTCCTGTCCGGCAAGTACACCCGCGACGGCGGCGGCACCGGACGGCTCGCCGACGGTGCGCCCTACCGGTCCCTGCCCGAGACGCGCTGGGCCGTGCTGGACACCGTCCGCGAGGTCGCGGCCGAAGTGGGGGCGACGCCGGCCCAGGTGGCGCTGCACTGGGTGACGCGCCAGGCGGCGATGCCCGCGCCGCTGATCGGCGCCCGGTCGCCGGAGCAGCTCGCCGAAACCCTCGGCGCGCTCGAACTCGTCCTGACCGACGCCCAGCTCGACCGGCTGACGGCGGCCAGCGCGCCGGAACTGCCGTTCCCGCACGGCATCCTGGCGCGGCTCAACGCCGGGCTGCCGCGCTAG
- a CDS encoding ATP-binding protein — protein sequence MEEHGSDGWRYRGTISPRTLPSLRRHLVSWLRRRAGDDVGRQADDVVLACWEAMANVLDHAYRGRPGLIDIRARIDEDVLIVTVADQGRWTTIAERSDGGRGLRLIQALVDGLDLRSTDDGTVITLTWPFPARRTA from the coding sequence GTGGAAGAGCACGGATCGGACGGGTGGCGGTACCGCGGCACGATTTCGCCACGGACGCTGCCGAGTCTGCGGCGGCACCTCGTGTCGTGGCTGCGCAGACGCGCGGGTGACGATGTCGGCCGGCAGGCCGACGACGTCGTCCTGGCCTGTTGGGAAGCGATGGCGAACGTGCTGGACCACGCCTACCGCGGCCGGCCCGGGCTGATCGACATCCGGGCGCGGATCGACGAGGACGTGCTGATCGTCACCGTCGCCGACCAGGGGCGCTGGACGACGATCGCCGAGCGGTCCGACGGCGGCCGCGGCCTGCGGCTGATCCAGGCCCTGGTCGACGGTCTGGACCTCCGCTCGACCGACGACGGCACGGTGATCACGCTGACCTGGCCGTTCCCGGCCCGCCGCACCGCCTGA
- a CDS encoding GAF and ANTAR domain-containing protein — protein MTGDPIPSEHLDELTAAMADLTSSLETEPSEAEILDAVCAEAVRAVPGADMASITAIRDGEPETAASTDERAVEIDRVQYAAGEGPCLRAAQTGEIVRLPLAAAGALWPEFTEHALGLGVGSYLAAPLRVDGSLAGALNLFGYGGHGFAETDSRLLRLYTTIVSFGLRTTRRYHRARQRAADLETAMSSRAVIEQAKGILMAVHGITADDAMKRLIAESQHTNVKLRDVAARFVESLSAG, from the coding sequence GTGACCGGTGACCCGATCCCGTCCGAACACCTCGACGAGCTGACCGCGGCGATGGCGGACCTCACGAGTTCGCTGGAGACCGAGCCCTCCGAGGCGGAGATCCTCGACGCCGTCTGCGCCGAAGCCGTCCGTGCCGTGCCCGGGGCCGACATGGCCAGCATCACCGCGATCCGCGACGGCGAGCCGGAAACCGCCGCCTCGACCGACGAGCGCGCCGTCGAGATCGACCGCGTCCAGTACGCGGCGGGCGAAGGCCCGTGCCTGCGGGCGGCCCAGACCGGCGAGATCGTGCGGCTGCCGCTCGCCGCCGCCGGCGCGCTGTGGCCCGAGTTCACCGAGCACGCCCTCGGTCTCGGTGTGGGCAGCTACCTCGCCGCGCCGCTGCGGGTGGACGGCAGCCTCGCCGGCGCGCTCAACCTCTTCGGCTACGGCGGCCACGGCTTCGCCGAGACCGACTCGCGGCTGCTGCGGCTGTACACCACGATCGTCTCGTTCGGGCTGCGCACCACGCGCCGCTACCACCGGGCCCGGCAGCGCGCCGCCGATCTCGAGACGGCGATGAGCTCGCGGGCGGTGATCGAGCAGGCGAAGGGCATCCTCATGGCCGTGCACGGCATCACCGCCGACGACGCCATGAAACGCCTGATCGCGGAGTCGCAGCACACCAACGTGAAGCTCCGGGACGTCGCGGCCCGCTTCGTCGAAAGCCTGTCGGCAGGCTGA
- a CDS encoding STAS domain-containing protein yields MTTALTLVASAGDDGDRILTVTGEIDMSNAAGFGAAMDRELAAGTALTVDLTGVTYLDSAGVAALFDRATARDLRLTAPRLLERVLRVSGLAQVTKVMIR; encoded by the coding sequence GTGACGACGGCACTCACGCTGGTCGCCTCCGCGGGCGACGACGGGGACCGGATCCTGACCGTGACCGGTGAGATCGACATGAGCAACGCGGCCGGGTTCGGCGCGGCCATGGACCGCGAGCTGGCGGCCGGCACGGCCCTGACCGTCGACCTGACCGGGGTGACCTACCTCGACAGCGCCGGCGTCGCCGCCCTGTTCGACCGGGCCACCGCCCGCGACCTGCGCCTGACCGCGCCCCGCCTGCTCGAGCGCGTCCTGCGCGTCTCGGGCCTGGCGCAGGTGACGAAAGTGATGATCCGCTGA